The following are encoded together in the Nocardioides thalensis genome:
- the ffh gene encoding signal recognition particle protein — MFATLSDRLTATFKNLRGKGRLSEADIDATAREIRIALLEADVALPVVKDFVAAVKERARGEEVSQALNPAQQIVKIVNEELVSILGGETRRLRYAKSGPTVIMLAGLQGAGKTTLAAKLALWLKEQGKTPLLVACDLQRPNAVNQLQVNGERAGVPVFAPEPGNGVGDPVGVARASIEEAKRKLHDVVIVDTAGRLGVDAEMMAQAAGIRDAVQPDEVLFVVDAMIGQDALTTAQAFLDGVGYDGVVLTKLDGDARGGAALSIRHVTGRPVMFASTGEKLTDFDVFHPDRMASRILDMGDVLTLIEQAEKAFDQEEALKAAQKLTGQGGEFTLDDFLSQMQQVRKLGSMSSILKMLPGMGQVRDQLENFDEREIDRVEAVIRSMTPAERANPKIIDGSRRARIAKGSGRTVSDVNNLVDRFFEARKMMMQMAKGGGFGGVPGMPGMPGAGGPGGGKRVSAKAKAKQQAKGKKRRSGNPAKAAQEAAQAKEKAAASSANPFGLPGEDIDYEAAAANLDLPKDFSKFLK; from the coding sequence GTGTTCGCCACTCTCTCCGACCGGCTCACCGCGACGTTCAAGAACCTGCGCGGCAAGGGACGGCTCTCCGAGGCCGACATCGACGCCACCGCGCGCGAGATCCGGATCGCGCTGCTCGAGGCCGACGTCGCGCTCCCGGTCGTCAAGGACTTCGTGGCGGCCGTCAAGGAGCGGGCGCGCGGCGAGGAGGTCAGCCAGGCGCTCAACCCCGCCCAGCAGATCGTCAAGATCGTCAACGAGGAGCTCGTCAGCATCCTCGGTGGCGAGACCCGCCGGCTCCGGTACGCCAAGTCCGGCCCGACCGTCATCATGCTCGCGGGTCTCCAGGGTGCCGGGAAGACCACGCTGGCGGCCAAGCTCGCGCTCTGGTTGAAGGAGCAGGGCAAGACGCCGCTGCTCGTCGCCTGCGACCTCCAGCGGCCCAACGCGGTCAACCAGCTCCAGGTCAACGGCGAGCGCGCCGGCGTACCGGTGTTCGCACCCGAGCCCGGCAACGGCGTCGGCGACCCCGTCGGCGTGGCGAGAGCGTCGATCGAGGAGGCCAAGCGCAAGCTCCACGACGTCGTCATCGTCGACACCGCCGGCCGCCTCGGCGTCGACGCCGAGATGATGGCCCAGGCCGCCGGGATCCGCGACGCCGTCCAGCCCGACGAGGTGCTCTTCGTCGTCGACGCGATGATCGGCCAGGACGCGCTGACGACCGCGCAGGCGTTCCTCGACGGCGTCGGCTACGACGGCGTGGTCCTCACCAAGCTCGACGGCGACGCCCGCGGTGGCGCCGCCCTGTCGATCCGCCACGTCACCGGCCGCCCGGTGATGTTCGCGTCGACGGGGGAGAAGCTCACTGACTTCGACGTCTTCCACCCCGACCGGATGGCGTCGCGCATCCTCGACATGGGCGACGTGCTGACCCTGATCGAGCAGGCCGAGAAGGCGTTCGACCAGGAGGAGGCCCTCAAGGCGGCGCAGAAGCTGACCGGTCAGGGCGGCGAGTTCACGCTCGACGACTTCCTGTCCCAGATGCAGCAGGTGCGCAAGCTCGGGTCGATGTCGAGCATCCTCAAGATGCTGCCCGGCATGGGCCAGGTCCGCGACCAGCTCGAGAACTTCGACGAGCGCGAGATCGACCGGGTCGAGGCCGTCATCCGCTCGATGACGCCGGCCGAGCGGGCCAACCCCAAGATCATCGACGGCTCCCGCCGCGCGCGCATCGCCAAGGGCTCGGGCCGCACCGTGTCCGACGTCAACAACCTCGTCGACCGGTTCTTCGAGGCGCGCAAGATGATGATGCAGATGGCCAAGGGTGGCGGCTTCGGCGGCGTCCCGGGCATGCCCGGCATGCCCGGTGCCGGTGGCCCCGGCGGCGGCAAGCGCGTGTCGGCGAAGGCCAAGGCCAAGCAGCAGGCGAAGGGCAAGAAGCGGCGGTCGGGCAACCCGGCCAAGGCGGCGCAGGAGGCGGCCCAGGCCAAGGAGAAGGCGGCCGCGTCCTCGGCGAACCCGTTCGGCCTGCCCGGCGAGGACATCGACTACGAGGCCGCCGCGGCGAACCTCGACCTCCCCAAGGACTTCTCCAAGTTCCTCAAGTGA
- a CDS encoding [protein-PII] uridylyltransferase: MTAADRAARTEDADALCAGAYEAAGGPGTGAALVAVGGYGRGELAPYSDLDVVLVADDAQVDVDGEDWAELAGQVWYPIWDSGAKLDHSVRSLPQMLEAADADVRVASGLLDVRHVAGDPNLTLRLRTAVLASWRRRARERLPELRELVRSRHRLVGELAHLSVPDLKEAEGGLRDATVLRSLTTSWLVDVSAADLERGRLQLLDLRDVLHGAAGRATDRIGPEHWATIAEALELDDERAAQRQVRELGRRLTHLSRLAWRRTDDALRRTPAAKPRRPELEHLAPGVALSQGEVVLERNARPASDPTLLLRAAAEAAVRDVVLAPPTAARLARESPPLPVPWPDEARRQLVRLLTAGPGLLAVWETLEETGALTAILPEWDRIRLLPHASVIHRFTVDRHSVETCMEAAALIREVSRPDVLAVAALLHDIGKGSLTEHSVAGAPIARTVAERMGFDDDAVALVELLVRRHLLLAEVATTRDPDDPATLDALTAHVTTPEALALLTALTEADARATSPKAWSTWRAGLIHDLSRRAAASLKGESPPPAAQLGDLDLPETVREGGVSIQVDAVRDGSRITVVATDRVGLLADVAAMLALRRIGVRAARVWSQGEYGVSVWDVVEEHLDPGLLRDQLDNVLARRVDPSARLAPRAATGAELAPTVVVRPEASDQATVVEVRAADRLGVLYLVCSTLAGLDISVRSAHVSTLGPQAVDVFYVQEASAGALSETRAAEAAHAVRQAVSRLTT; encoded by the coding sequence ATGACCGCCGCTGACCGCGCCGCCCGCACCGAGGACGCCGACGCCCTCTGCGCGGGTGCCTACGAGGCGGCGGGCGGTCCGGGCACGGGCGCTGCCCTCGTGGCGGTCGGCGGCTACGGCAGGGGCGAGCTGGCGCCGTACAGCGACCTCGACGTGGTGCTCGTCGCCGACGACGCGCAGGTCGACGTCGACGGCGAGGACTGGGCCGAGCTCGCCGGCCAGGTCTGGTACCCGATCTGGGACTCCGGGGCGAAGCTCGACCACTCCGTCCGCAGCCTTCCGCAGATGCTCGAGGCGGCGGACGCCGACGTCCGGGTGGCCTCCGGCCTGCTCGACGTCCGGCACGTCGCCGGCGACCCCAACCTCACCCTCCGCCTGCGCACCGCCGTGCTCGCGAGCTGGCGACGCCGGGCGCGGGAGCGGCTGCCCGAGCTCCGCGAGCTCGTGCGGAGCCGGCACCGCCTCGTCGGCGAGCTCGCACACCTCTCGGTGCCCGACCTCAAGGAGGCCGAGGGCGGTCTCCGCGACGCGACGGTGCTGCGCAGCCTGACGACGAGCTGGCTGGTCGACGTGTCGGCAGCCGACCTCGAGCGCGGACGCCTCCAGCTGCTCGACCTGCGCGACGTCCTGCACGGCGCCGCCGGCCGGGCGACCGACCGGATCGGGCCGGAGCACTGGGCGACCATCGCCGAGGCGCTCGAGCTGGACGACGAGCGCGCAGCGCAGCGGCAGGTGCGCGAGCTCGGCCGGCGGCTGACGCACCTGTCGCGACTGGCGTGGCGGCGCACCGACGACGCGCTGCGGCGTACCCCCGCGGCCAAGCCGCGCCGCCCCGAGCTGGAGCACCTGGCGCCGGGGGTCGCGCTGTCCCAGGGCGAGGTCGTGCTCGAGCGAAACGCGCGCCCCGCCTCGGACCCGACCCTGCTGCTGCGCGCCGCGGCCGAGGCCGCCGTGCGCGACGTGGTATTGGCACCGCCGACCGCGGCCCGCCTGGCGCGGGAGAGCCCGCCGCTGCCGGTCCCGTGGCCGGACGAGGCGCGGCGCCAGCTGGTGCGACTGCTCACGGCCGGCCCCGGGCTGCTCGCGGTCTGGGAGACGCTCGAGGAGACCGGCGCGCTGACCGCGATCCTGCCCGAGTGGGACCGGATCCGGCTGCTGCCGCACGCCTCGGTGATCCACCGGTTCACCGTCGACCGCCACTCGGTGGAGACCTGCATGGAGGCGGCGGCGCTGATCCGCGAGGTGTCGCGCCCCGACGTGCTCGCGGTCGCGGCGCTGCTGCACGACATCGGCAAGGGCAGCCTGACCGAGCACAGCGTCGCCGGCGCCCCGATCGCGCGCACGGTCGCGGAGCGGATGGGCTTCGACGACGACGCGGTCGCGCTGGTGGAGCTGCTCGTACGGCGGCACCTGCTCCTGGCCGAGGTCGCCACCACCCGTGACCCCGACGACCCGGCGACGCTCGACGCGCTGACCGCCCACGTCACCACACCCGAGGCCCTGGCCCTGCTGACCGCTCTGACCGAGGCCGACGCCCGCGCCACCTCGCCGAAGGCGTGGTCGACGTGGCGGGCCGGCCTCATCCACGACCTCTCGCGCCGTGCGGCCGCCTCGCTCAAGGGGGAGAGCCCGCCGCCGGCCGCGCAGCTCGGCGACCTCGACCTGCCGGAGACGGTCCGCGAGGGCGGGGTCTCGATCCAGGTCGACGCCGTGCGGGACGGCTCCCGGATCACCGTCGTCGCGACCGACCGGGTCGGGCTGCTCGCCGACGTCGCGGCGATGCTCGCGCTCCGCAGGATCGGCGTGCGGGCGGCGCGGGTGTGGTCGCAGGGGGAGTACGGCGTGTCGGTGTGGGACGTCGTGGAGGAGCACCTCGATCCCGGCCTCCTGCGCGACCAGCTCGACAACGTGCTCGCGCGCCGGGTCGACCCGTCCGCCCGGCTGGCCCCGCGGGCGGCGACCGGGGCGGAGCTCGCGCCGACGGTGGTGGTGCGGCCGGAGGCCAGCGACCAGGCGACGGTCGTCGAGGTGCGCGCCGCCGACCGGCTCGGCGTGCTCTACCTCGTCTGCTCAACGCTCGCCGGCCTGGACATCTCGGTCCGCTCCGCGCACGTCTCGACGCTGGGTCCGCAGGCGGTCGACGTGTTCTACGTCCAGGAGGCGTCGGCCGGCGCGCTCTCGGAGACGCGAGCCGCGGAGGCGGCGCACGCCGTGCGGCAGGCCGTCAGCCGGCTGACGACCTGA
- a CDS encoding ROK family protein, which yields MSPSTPLERLRSANRKSVVALLAAEGPLSRADLARATGLSRTTVSTLVADLVAAGQVVETNDRGTPHKGGSGRPPLLVSLAPGTGVVAGVDLGHRHLRVAVADLAGTVLGEASDAVDVDADSDRALDHASRLVCDLVAGQGLDLTDLELVGMCVPAPLDRRSSRINTGILSGWRDVSPAQELGRRLSVPVVADNDANLGALAEHARGAARGSAHAVFVKVASGVGAGIVLGGRLHRGATGRAGEIGHVQVGEDGAVCRCGNRGCLETLVTAPRLIEVLRPAYDEPLSTERVLELERENDAGVRRVLNDAGRVVGRALADLCNSLNPEVVVVGGSLGASDGLREGIRSAIDRYAQPDTASAVRVVAAELGPRAELVGALTLAVNRATA from the coding sequence GTGAGTCCCTCCACCCCGCTCGAGCGCCTGCGCTCCGCCAACCGCAAGTCCGTCGTCGCCCTGCTGGCCGCCGAGGGCCCGCTGAGCCGCGCCGACCTGGCGCGCGCGACCGGGCTGTCCCGCACGACGGTGTCGACCCTGGTCGCGGACCTGGTCGCAGCCGGTCAGGTGGTCGAGACCAACGACCGCGGCACCCCGCACAAGGGCGGCAGCGGCCGACCGCCCCTCCTCGTCTCCCTCGCACCCGGCACCGGCGTGGTGGCCGGCGTCGACCTGGGTCACCGGCACCTCCGGGTCGCGGTCGCCGACCTGGCCGGCACCGTCCTCGGCGAGGCCAGCGACGCCGTGGACGTCGACGCCGACAGCGACCGGGCCCTCGACCACGCGTCACGGCTGGTCTGCGACCTCGTGGCGGGCCAGGGTCTCGACCTCACCGACCTCGAGCTCGTGGGGATGTGCGTGCCCGCACCGCTCGACCGCCGGTCCTCGCGGATCAACACCGGGATCCTCAGCGGCTGGCGCGACGTCTCCCCCGCCCAGGAGCTCGGCCGCCGGCTGTCGGTGCCCGTCGTCGCCGACAACGACGCCAACCTCGGCGCCCTCGCCGAGCACGCCCGCGGCGCCGCCCGCGGGAGCGCGCACGCCGTGTTCGTGAAGGTGGCCTCCGGCGTGGGGGCCGGGATCGTGCTCGGCGGCCGGCTGCACCGGGGCGCGACCGGCCGGGCGGGCGAGATCGGCCACGTCCAGGTCGGCGAGGACGGCGCCGTGTGTCGCTGCGGCAACCGCGGCTGTCTCGAGACCCTCGTCACCGCACCCCGGCTGATCGAGGTGCTGCGGCCGGCGTACGACGAGCCGCTGTCGACGGAGCGGGTGCTCGAGCTCGAGCGCGAGAACGACGCCGGCGTCCGCCGGGTCCTCAACGACGCGGGCCGCGTCGTCGGCCGGGCCCTCGCCGACCTGTGCAACAGCCTCAACCCCGAGGTCGTCGTGGTGGGCGGGTCCCTCGGCGCCTCGGACGGCCTGCGCGAGGGCATCCGCTCGGCGATCGACCGCTACGCCCAGCCCGACACGGCGTCGGCCGTCCGGGTCGTCGCGGCCGAGCTCGGGCCGCGGGCCGAGCTGGTCGGAGCGCTCACCCTCGCGGTCAACCGCGCGACCGCCTGA
- a CDS encoding YbdD/YjiX family protein — protein sequence MTAVTRWWAGLRWYLKEATGEARWERYVARCAAEGREPMSRRAYERHRSDHREHSAAGRCC from the coding sequence ATGACCGCGGTGACGCGCTGGTGGGCGGGTCTGCGCTGGTACCTCAAGGAGGCGACCGGCGAGGCCCGCTGGGAGAGGTACGTCGCCCGGTGCGCTGCCGAGGGACGCGAGCCGATGTCGCGCCGCGCCTACGAGCGGCATCGCTCCGACCACCGCGAGCACTCCGCCGCCGGTCGGTGCTGCTGA
- a CDS encoding ammonium transporter, whose product MLDLLPLAAPAAASDTASGDTAWLLTAAALVLLMAPGLAFFYGGMVRVKGVLNMMMMVFGALAVVMVVWVLVGYSIAFGDDLGGGLVGDPTQYLGFKGMLEEVPGAPYPITLFAAFQGLFAVITVGLIAGALADRTRFGTWLVFAALWTVLVYAPVAHWIFDFNAGDHVGGWMANELGALDFAGGTAVEINSGAAGLAVALVLGRRAGFGKEPMKPHNLTLVMVGCGLLWFGWFGFNAGSALGANNTAAIVFLNTLLAGCTGLLAWLTVERLRDGHATSFGAASGVVAGLVAITPSCGAVTPVGAMLVGLAAGGICALAVGLKYTLKYDDSLDVVGVHLVGGLVGTIGLGLLASSSVTSVDGLLYGGGADQLGKQLVAAGATLGYSLVVSALLALLLDKTLGFRVEPEDELAGLDLVVHAETAYDLHVTGGARPHFGGGPGSMQP is encoded by the coding sequence ATGCTCGATCTGCTCCCGCTGGCCGCGCCCGCCGCCGCCAGTGACACCGCCTCCGGCGACACCGCCTGGCTGCTCACCGCCGCCGCGCTGGTGCTGCTGATGGCCCCCGGTCTCGCGTTCTTCTACGGCGGCATGGTCCGCGTGAAGGGCGTCCTCAACATGATGATGATGGTCTTCGGCGCGCTCGCCGTGGTCATGGTCGTCTGGGTCCTCGTCGGCTACTCGATCGCGTTCGGCGACGACCTCGGCGGTGGCCTGGTCGGAGACCCGACCCAGTACCTCGGCTTCAAGGGGATGCTCGAGGAGGTGCCCGGCGCGCCGTACCCGATCACGCTGTTCGCCGCGTTCCAGGGATTGTTCGCCGTCATCACGGTCGGCCTGATCGCGGGGGCGCTCGCAGACCGCACGCGGTTCGGGACCTGGCTGGTCTTCGCGGCGCTCTGGACGGTGCTCGTCTACGCACCGGTCGCCCACTGGATCTTCGACTTCAACGCCGGCGACCACGTCGGCGGCTGGATGGCCAACGAGCTCGGCGCGCTCGACTTCGCCGGCGGCACCGCGGTCGAGATCAACTCCGGAGCCGCCGGGCTCGCCGTCGCGCTGGTGCTCGGCCGTCGCGCCGGCTTCGGCAAGGAGCCGATGAAGCCGCACAACCTGACGCTCGTCATGGTCGGCTGCGGCCTGCTCTGGTTCGGGTGGTTCGGCTTCAACGCCGGGTCGGCCCTCGGCGCGAACAACACCGCCGCGATCGTCTTCCTCAACACCCTGCTGGCCGGTTGCACCGGCCTGCTCGCCTGGCTCACGGTGGAGCGCCTCCGCGACGGCCACGCCACCTCGTTCGGCGCCGCGTCCGGCGTGGTCGCGGGCCTGGTCGCGATCACGCCGTCGTGCGGCGCGGTCACGCCGGTCGGCGCGATGCTGGTCGGCCTCGCCGCCGGCGGCATCTGCGCCCTGGCGGTGGGCCTCAAGTACACGCTCAAGTACGACGACTCGCTCGACGTCGTGGGTGTCCACCTGGTGGGCGGACTGGTCGGCACGATCGGCCTCGGGCTGCTCGCCTCGTCGTCCGTCACGAGCGTCGACGGGCTCCTGTACGGCGGTGGCGCCGACCAGCTCGGGAAGCAGCTCGTCGCGGCGGGCGCCACCCTCGGCTACTCGCTCGTGGTGAGCGCGCTGCTGGCGCTGCTGCTCGACAAGACGCTGGGCTTCCGGGTTGAGCCGGAGGACGAGCTCGCCGGACTGGACCTGGTGGTCCACGCGGAGACGGCCTACGACCTGCACGTCACCGGCGGTGCTCGCCCCCACTTCGGCGGCGGGCCTGGAAGCATGCAGCCATGA
- a CDS encoding NYN domain-containing protein: MTTVLVVDGANVVGARPDGWWKDRAGAARRLHEELLVADTGHDVVVLVLEGQAKGGVRAGKDAHVRTVHAAKDGDATIVAEARAAAARGDRVVVVTADRALDARVHGVGATTLSPSWLLSQL, from the coding sequence ATGACCACCGTCCTCGTCGTCGACGGCGCCAACGTCGTCGGCGCGCGACCCGACGGCTGGTGGAAGGACCGGGCCGGTGCGGCCCGCCGGCTGCACGAGGAGCTGCTCGTGGCTGACACCGGCCACGACGTCGTCGTGCTGGTGCTCGAAGGCCAGGCCAAGGGCGGCGTACGGGCCGGCAAGGACGCGCACGTCCGCACGGTGCATGCCGCCAAGGACGGCGACGCCACCATCGTCGCCGAGGCGCGCGCCGCCGCCGCCCGCGGCGACCGGGTGGTCGTCGTGACCGCCGACCGGGCGCTCGACGCCCGGGTCCACGGTGTCGGGGCCACGACCCTCAGCCCGAGCTGGCTGCTCTCCCAGCTCTGA
- a CDS encoding carbon starvation CstA family protein, with translation MKPHSALLWTLIAVLGAGCWAVLALVRGEQISALWILFAALSSYLIAYRFYARFIADRVLGVDDTRATPAERRQDGQDFEVTDRRVLFGHHFAAIAGAGPLVGPVLAAQMGYLPGTIWIIVGVILAGAVQDMMVLFFSMRRDGKSLGQMVRDEIGVIGGTAALVAVFAIMIIILAVLALVVVNALAESPWGVFSIGLTIPIALFMGFYLRYLRPGRVMEVTAIGVALLLAAIVVGGWVDDTALGESLTLSHETLTICLVVYGFVASILPVWMLLTPRDYLSTFMKIGVIVLLAVGLVVARPVLENVDVTEWAMDGTGPVFAGELFPFVFITIACGALSGFHALISSGTTPKMIAKESHVRMVGYGGMLMESFVAISALIAACVIDQGLYYAMNSPAGVTGGEAGTAAEFVGGLGFSITPDALTQAAAAVQEPTLISRTGGAPTLAVGISQIFTDAFGGGLAAFWYHFAIMFEALFILTAVDAGTRVGRFMLQDTIGNFWPRFGDTTWKPAAWTASAAVVAAWGYMLYVGVTDPLGGINQLFPLFGISNQLLAAIALCLCVTLMLKHGKAKWVWVPLIPLAWDLVVTMTASYQKVFSDNPAIGYFAQADRYREARDAGEVLAPATDAGQMDQVITNSTTNGVLQLTFALLVVVVVANAAVVWVKALRAGSCPTTEVPHEPSSIVAPSDFFATAEEKRAVREWEDSRMTGSSR, from the coding sequence ATGAAGCCCCACTCCGCCCTTCTCTGGACATTGATCGCTGTGCTCGGAGCCGGTTGCTGGGCCGTGCTCGCGCTCGTGCGCGGGGAGCAGATCTCCGCGCTCTGGATCCTGTTCGCCGCGCTGTCGTCGTACCTGATCGCCTACCGGTTCTACGCGCGCTTCATCGCCGACCGGGTGCTCGGGGTCGACGACACCCGTGCGACACCGGCCGAACGCAGGCAGGACGGCCAGGACTTCGAGGTCACCGACCGGCGCGTGCTGTTCGGGCACCACTTCGCCGCGATCGCCGGGGCCGGTCCCCTCGTCGGACCGGTGCTCGCTGCGCAGATGGGCTACCTGCCGGGGACGATCTGGATCATCGTCGGCGTCATCCTGGCCGGCGCCGTCCAGGACATGATGGTGCTGTTCTTCTCGATGCGCCGCGACGGCAAGAGCCTCGGCCAGATGGTGCGCGACGAGATCGGCGTCATCGGCGGCACGGCGGCTCTCGTCGCCGTCTTCGCGATCATGATCATCATCCTCGCCGTGCTCGCGCTGGTCGTCGTCAACGCCCTGGCCGAGTCGCCGTGGGGCGTGTTCTCGATCGGGCTGACGATCCCGATCGCCCTGTTCATGGGCTTCTACCTGCGCTACCTGCGACCCGGCCGGGTGATGGAGGTGACCGCGATCGGCGTCGCGCTGCTGCTCGCGGCGATCGTCGTCGGCGGCTGGGTCGACGACACCGCTCTCGGCGAGTCGCTGACCCTCTCCCACGAGACGCTGACGATCTGCCTCGTCGTCTACGGCTTCGTCGCCTCGATCCTCCCGGTCTGGATGCTGCTGACCCCGCGCGACTACCTCTCGACGTTCATGAAGATCGGCGTGATCGTGCTCCTGGCGGTCGGCCTGGTGGTGGCGAGGCCGGTGCTGGAGAACGTCGACGTCACCGAGTGGGCGATGGACGGGACCGGACCGGTCTTCGCGGGTGAGCTGTTCCCGTTCGTGTTCATCACCATCGCCTGCGGCGCCCTCTCGGGGTTCCACGCGCTCATCTCCTCGGGCACGACGCCCAAGATGATCGCCAAGGAGAGCCACGTCCGGATGGTCGGCTACGGCGGCATGCTGATGGAGTCGTTCGTCGCCATCAGCGCGCTGATCGCCGCGTGCGTGATCGACCAGGGCCTCTACTACGCGATGAACTCCCCCGCCGGCGTGACCGGGGGCGAGGCGGGGACAGCGGCCGAGTTCGTCGGCGGGCTCGGCTTCTCCATCACGCCCGACGCCCTCACGCAGGCCGCGGCCGCCGTACAGGAGCCGACGCTGATCTCCCGGACCGGCGGCGCGCCCACGCTCGCCGTCGGCATCTCGCAGATCTTCACCGACGCGTTCGGCGGCGGGCTGGCCGCCTTCTGGTACCACTTCGCGATCATGTTCGAGGCGCTGTTCATCCTGACCGCCGTCGACGCCGGCACCCGGGTGGGGCGGTTCATGCTGCAGGACACCATCGGCAACTTCTGGCCGAGGTTCGGCGACACCACGTGGAAGCCGGCTGCGTGGACCGCGAGCGCCGCCGTGGTCGCCGCCTGGGGCTACATGCTGTACGTCGGCGTCACCGACCCGCTCGGCGGCATCAACCAGCTGTTCCCCCTGTTCGGCATCTCCAACCAGCTGCTGGCGGCGATCGCGCTGTGCCTCTGCGTCACGCTGATGCTCAAGCACGGCAAGGCGAAGTGGGTCTGGGTGCCGCTCATCCCGCTGGCGTGGGACCTGGTCGTGACCATGACCGCCAGCTACCAGAAGGTCTTCTCCGACAACCCCGCGATCGGCTACTTCGCGCAGGCCGACCGCTACCGCGAGGCCCGGGACGCCGGCGAGGTCCTCGCGCCCGCGACCGACGCCGGGCAGATGGACCAGGTGATCACGAACTCCACGACCAACGGCGTCCTCCAGCTCACGTTCGCCCTGCTGGTGGTCGTGGTGGTCGCCAACGCCGCCGTGGTCTGGGTCAAGGCGCTGCGGGCGGGCAGCTGCCCGACGACCGAGGTGCCGCACGAGCCCTCGTCGATCGTCGCTCCGTCGGACTTCTTCGCCACCGCCGAGGAGAAGCGCGCGGTGCGCGAGTGGGAGGACTCGCGGATGACCGGGAGCTCTCGATGA
- a CDS encoding APC family permease, whose amino-acid sequence MTDTLVPTEGPETKLKRSATTLLLFFFIVGDTLGAGIYTLVGGMAVDVGGALWLPLIIALVLALLTAGTYAELITKYPHAGGAARYAERAFDKPYLTFVIGFLMLSSGITTSAALANAFAGDYLQELVDLPAVPVTLAFIAVLVVINLRGVRESLMTNVVATLIEMTGLVIIIVVAAMVFGRGDGDVTRVTTFAEGISPTEGAFAATITAFFSFLGFEAAANMAEEVKRPSRAYPRALFGAILTAGAVYLLIALGASIVVPTEQLATSDGPLLEVIDASGVDFPSWLFAAIALVAIANGALLFMVMASRATYGLAEAGLLPEIFGRVAATRRTPWVAILAVGGVTMIMSFVGDVSVLAGTTVLLLVLVFISANVSVLVLKKDRVEHEHFTAPRVVPILALAASIALLTQQDSQTWIIAGCYVALGSVLFLIARHARNRELAAVADGPLDG is encoded by the coding sequence ATGACGGACACGCTCGTCCCCACAGAGGGTCCCGAGACCAAGCTCAAGCGCAGCGCGACCACGCTGCTGCTCTTCTTCTTCATCGTCGGCGACACCCTCGGGGCGGGCATCTACACCCTGGTGGGCGGGATGGCGGTCGACGTCGGTGGTGCGCTCTGGCTGCCGCTGATCATCGCCCTGGTGCTCGCACTGCTGACCGCGGGCACGTACGCGGAGCTGATCACCAAGTACCCGCACGCCGGGGGAGCCGCCCGCTATGCGGAGCGGGCCTTCGACAAGCCCTACCTGACGTTCGTCATCGGCTTCCTGATGCTGTCGTCGGGCATCACGACGTCGGCCGCGCTGGCCAACGCCTTCGCAGGTGACTACCTGCAGGAGCTGGTCGACCTGCCGGCCGTCCCGGTCACCCTCGCGTTCATCGCCGTGCTGGTCGTCATCAACCTCCGCGGCGTCCGCGAGTCCCTGATGACCAACGTCGTCGCGACCCTGATCGAGATGACCGGCCTGGTCATCATCATCGTGGTCGCCGCGATGGTGTTCGGACGCGGCGACGGCGACGTCACGCGGGTGACGACGTTCGCCGAGGGCATCAGCCCGACGGAGGGCGCGTTCGCGGCCACCATCACCGCGTTCTTCTCCTTCCTCGGCTTCGAGGCCGCGGCCAACATGGCCGAGGAGGTCAAGCGCCCGTCCCGGGCCTACCCCCGCGCGCTCTTCGGCGCGATCCTGACCGCGGGCGCGGTCTACCTGCTGATCGCGCTGGGCGCCTCCATCGTGGTGCCCACCGAGCAGCTCGCGACGTCCGACGGCCCCCTGCTCGAGGTGATCGACGCCTCCGGCGTCGACTTCCCGTCCTGGCTCTTCGCCGCGATCGCCCTGGTGGCCATCGCGAACGGCGCGCTCCTCTTCATGGTGATGGCCAGCCGCGCGACCTACGGCCTCGCGGAGGCCGGTCTGCTGCCGGAGATCTTCGGCCGCGTGGCCGCGACCCGGCGGACGCCGTGGGTCGCGATCCTCGCGGTCGGCGGGGTCACCATGATCATGAGCTTCGTCGGCGACGTGAGCGTGCTCGCCGGGACCACGGTGCTGCTGCTGGTGCTCGTCTTCATCTCGGCCAACGTCTCGGTGCTCGTGCTGAAGAAGGACCGGGTCGAGCACGAGCACTTCACCGCGCCGCGCGTCGTCCCCATCCTCGCCCTGGCGGCGAGCATCGCGCTGCTCACCCAGCAGGACTCCCAGACCTGGATCATCGCCGGCTGCTACGTCGCGCTGGGCTCGGTGCTGTTCCTCATCGCCCGGCACGCCCGCAACCGCGAGCTCGCCGCCGTCGCGGACGGTCCCCTCGACGGCTGA
- a CDS encoding P-II family nitrogen regulator produces the protein MKLINAVVKPHKWEDVRAALETVGVSGMTVSEVSGYGRQKGHTEVYRGAEYDIAMVPKVRIEIVADDADVDDIVATIARAAHTGKVGDGKIWVTPVESVVRVRTGDTGSAAV, from the coding sequence ATGAAGCTGATCAACGCGGTCGTGAAGCCGCACAAGTGGGAAGACGTGCGCGCGGCCCTGGAGACGGTCGGCGTCAGCGGCATGACCGTCAGCGAGGTCAGCGGCTACGGCCGGCAGAAGGGCCACACGGAGGTCTACCGCGGCGCGGAGTACGACATCGCGATGGTGCCGAAGGTGCGCATCGAGATCGTCGCCGACGACGCCGACGTCGACGACATCGTGGCGACGATCGCCCGGGCGGCCCACACCGGCAAGGTCGGCGACGGGAAGATCTGGGTCACTCCCGTCGAGTCCGTGGTGCGGGTCCGGACCGGCGACACGGGCTCCGCCGCCGTCTGA